In gamma proteobacterium HIMB55, the genomic stretch CAGAGGTCAACTAGAAAAGCCCGTCTAAATCCTCGCCGTCCTTGCCTTCGCGTGTTTTACCTGCCGGTGTGAACTCTTCTAGGAAAACTTCCCAGATTGAAGATGACTGCGAGCTCGTTCGTGTGCCTGACTCTTTATCGATTCGGAGTCGCACTACACCCGGTGGCATCTCTGCGGCCGCCTCCTCAGGAGGTAAAGCTACCCGCATATAATCGATCCAGATCGGTAGTGCCGCCGTTCCACCAAACTCTCGACGACCCAGAAGGCTATAGTCATCGAACCCAACCCAAGTGGTGGTAACCAGATCTCGGTTGTAACCTGAGAACCACGCATCTCGTGGGCCGTTTGTGGTGCCGGTTTTTCCTGCGAGGTCATCGCGCTCCAAAACTCGGGCTCTTCGTCCTGTTCCTCGCTTGATGACATCCTCAAGCATTGAAGTGAGTACGTATGTCACGCGCTCGTCAATGATACGGGGGGCTTCGCGAAACTCAGGTTCCGCCGGCTCGAATAGGTCTTCAATCCGTGAGATTTCGTCTGGCTCGTCCCCAGCCGACGGGTTCTCGCATTCGCGACAGACAATAAGGGGATCGCTTTGGAAAATAATGTTGCCATCAACATCCTCAATGCGATCGATCAGCCAGGGCTCAACTCGAAATCCACCATTTGCAATTGCGGTATACCCTCGTGCGATATCTAGCGGCGTGAAGGCGTGGGTGCCCAGTGCTAGTGTCAGATTGGGTTGCATTTCTTCGACGTCGAATCCTGTGCGATCGGCCATCTCAATCAGTTTTCTAACACCGAGTTGTTGTAGAACCCGAATGGATACCAAATTTCGCGAGAATGTGAGCGCCTCTCTTACCCTGGTTGGCCCATAAAATCGCCCGCTGTCATTCTCCGGTCGCCACAGGTCCTCATCGGTAAGATTGCCTACAACCACCGGCGCATCGTTAATGAGTGTCGCAGGGTGAATGCCGTTCTCGATTGCGGCGGCGTAAAGAAATGCCTTGAAGTTCGACCCTGGCTGTCGTTTCGCCTGCGTGGCTCTATTGAACTTGGATAAGACGAAGCCCATGCCGCCGACGAGCGCTTTAATAGATCCATCGGTAGGGTCCAGTGAAACCAACGCGCCTTGAACTCTGGGTACTTGGGCTAGTTTATAGGAGTCACCTTTTTTGCTGACTCGGATAAGGTCACCGACTGAGAGTAGGTCAGCTATTTCAGTCGGGCGAGCACTGCGACGGTCTTCCGTAACGTATCTGCGAATTTTTCGGAGATCGCCCTGCCAGGACAAACGCCCCTGCTCGCCGCCCCGAATAAGCAGTGTTGCACCTTCAGAATCGATGGCGGTCACGATCGCAGGGAGGAGATCTGCAACAACAGGCATTGCTCGCAAAGCCCGTTCCCAGCGCGGCGTCAGCGTCTCTGGTTGCTCATCCTCTAACGGCGGATGTCGTTGCTCGGGGCCTCGCCAGCCGTGGCGATTATCATAGGTGATTAGGCCGTCAATAACGGAGTCTCGCGCGGCCTGCTGCAGGTTGCCATCGACGGTTGTGTGAACCACATACCCATCGTTGTAGGCTACGCTGCCTAATTTCTCGACTGCAACTTGTCGTGCCATTTCGGCAACGTAATCGGCATCGACCTCTACTCTCAGTCCATAGAAGGATGCGACATCGACGCTTTCCACTGCCTCGTTGTAAGCGGCTTGATCAATCATGCCTAGCGTCAGCATGCGGCCTAAAATCCAATTGCGCCTCACTTCACTGCGAGAGGGGTTGCTGAGCGGATTGTTGCGAGAGGGTGCCTGAGGTACGCCTGCAAGCATGGCGTGCTCCGCCAGGGTTAATTCCGACAGTGATTTTCCGTAGTAGGTTTGAGCGGCAGTTTCAAAGCCATAGCTTCGATGACCAAGAAACACGCGGTTCACGTAGAGCTCAAGAATCTGCTCTTTTGAGAGACGTTGCTCAATCTCGAGTGCTAAGAGGATTTCGGTGAATTTCCGGATGAAGGTTTGATCCAAGGTTAAAAAGAAGTTGCGAGCCACCTGCATAGTGATGGTGGAGCCGCCGCTCTGCTTGCTGCCGGTAGCGACCAGCTCCGACACCGCGCGCGCGAGACCTAGAAAGTCGATGCCCGCGTGTTCAAAAAAGCCGTCGTCCTCGGCGGCCAAAAGCGCGTTAATAAAGGTCTCTGGCAGATCTTCATAGCGTGCAGGGATTCGTTTCTGCTCACCAAATTGGCCAATGAGCTGGCCATCAGCGCTCAGGATTCGCAGCGGCGTTTGTAGTTTTATATCCTGAAGCGCTTCAGCCTCGGGTAGCTTGGGGCTGAGATAGAGATACAGCCCAGCCAGCCACCAAATTGCGGCGACAGCGATTAGCGCGAGTGCGTGCAAACTTTTATTTACAACAGCCAAACAAGGATCTCCGGCTCAATAACACCCTATTTTGGCGTAAAAATTGGGGCGAAATTCGAGTACTTCGTCACATTCTACCCTAGGAGATCTACTAGGTGTCGGGACTTTATTTAGAAGCACGGCTAACACCAATAAAAAGGTAGAAACCCTGATCTTTATTACGCCACGTATTCTCTCGGAGGTGTTGCTCGATTAAGCTCTAGCCTGCTCATAAGTAGGTTCGAACATGCGTGTCTTTTTGGTCGGTCCGCCCGGCTCAGGAAAATCTACCGTAGGCAAGCATTTGGCTACGCATCTAAATGCCCGCTTCTTTGATCTCGATGAGGTTATCAAGGAGCGCGCAGGCGCTGATATACCCTGGATTTTTGATGTCGAGGGCGAAAGTGGTTTTCGCGATCGCGAGGAAGCGGTTGTTGCCGACTTTGCGCATCATGATGATGTCGTAGTAGCAACGGGTGGAGGAGTCGTACTGCGTGAAGCAAATCGTATGGCGATGAAGGCGAATTGTACGGTGGTCTATCTCTCTGCAACGCTCGATACTCTGGTTGCACGAACAGCGGGTAAGGATAAACGACCGCTTTTGGCGAGGAAGGATCCGCGCCCCATCTTGACGGAGATGCTCAAGGTGCGCGGGCCTCTTTATAATGAGGTCGCTGATATTACGGTTTTGTCTACCGGAGGGTCTGCTAAAAAGCTAGCTTCAATGATCGCTGGTAAACTAACCGAACACTCAGCAGCCTCAAGGAACTGACAGCTCGATTTTTACTCAATAAGAGTGGGATGCTGACCGAGAAAGCATGAGTGATTGAGCGAAAAGAAATTAGCGTTAGACCCGCAAGAGACCAGTAAATTGAACACACCTGCCCCTGCCGTTAACGTCCCCCTCAATTCCGAGTCAATAGATCGGAGCTATCCGATTTTTATCGAGGGTGGCCTGTTGAGCGATAGTGGGTTGCTCGACCAATTGCTTCGCGATAGAAGCGTATGTTTGGTCACCAACAACACCGTATCTGAACTTTACCTAAGTCAAGTTCTCACTACTCTTGGTGCCGACAGGAAAGTAAGCATTGTTTCGCTTCCTGATGGCGAACAGTTCAAAACAATAGCCGCTTTTGACCAGGTACTTACCACCGCTTTGGAAGAAAAGCATGAAAGAAGCACTGTCTTCATTGCTTTGGGTGGTGGTGTGGTCGGTGACATTACGGGCTTTTCTGCCTCCGCTTTTTTGCGCGGCGCAGACTTTATCCAGATGCCAACCACGTTGCTTGCTCAGGTGGATTCCTCGGTTGGCGGGAAGACAGGCATCAACCATTCAATGGGAAAAAACCTCATTGGTGCTTTTCACCAGCCAATGGCTGTTTTGTGCGACACGCAGACGTTAACGACGCTCCCTGATAGAGAGTTTTCGGCGGGTATCGCGGAGGTGATCAAATACGGTTTGATAGCGGATAAAGCGTTTTTTTATGACCTCATTGAAAATGCTTTGGCGCTCAAAAGTCGTGACCCTGATGTACTAGCGTCAGTCATTGCACGCTGCTGCGCCATCAAAGCCGATGTTGTCAGTCGCGATGAGCGCGAGGGTGGGGTCCGGGCAATTCTCAATCTTGGCCACACCTTTGGCCATGCCATCGAGAAGGAGCAGGGCTTTGGTGAATGGTTACATGGCGAGGCAGTCGCGGCAGGCATGGTTATGGCGACCCGCATTTCCGTATCTAGAGGGCGTGTTTCCAGCGACGTGCTGGATGATCTTTTAATGTTTCTAAAAATCTTCGATTTACCCTGTGCTCCGCCAAGCGGCATGACGGCAGAGGTATTTCTCAGTGCTATGCAGGGCGACAAAAAAGTTCAGGCCGGACGTATCCGTTACATTCTTCTTTCGGAACTCGGCGAGGCGCTGATTGTTGACGACGTGAGTGAATCCGAAATTGCTGACTGTCTGTAAACCTCTGATACACCTAGACATATAGCAGTGGTCCGCTGCCCCCAAATTGTAGAAAGAGCGCGAAAAGTGTAAACTACGCGGCCTTTTTGGCTGTGGCCTGCGCATTTAAGACATCGGTAATGCGTCAGTACTCAGTCCCGTTAAGATCAAGCGAGCAAGTTCTAGCATGAAGTCATCAGACATCGTGAACGACTCCGTTGGCCCGAAAGATCAGCCGCGCGGTTTGTACAATCCAGAGGAATTCCGAGACAACTGTGGTTTTGGAATGATTGCCCACCAGCAAGGTGTGCCGAGTCACAAGCTTCTGCAGACGGCGATTGAGTCGCTGACCTGCATGACTCACCGCGGTGGTATTGCCGCCGATGGTAAAACGGGTGATGGCTGCGGCTTGCTGCTTCAGATGCCCACGCCGTTTATGCGTTCTGCAGCACGCGAAATACTGGGACGAGATCTTAAGAACACCTTCGCCGTGGGCATGGTCTTTATGTCCAGAGTCGTTGAGGTGCAAGCTCGGGTGCGCGCTGCATTTGAGGCTGCGGCGCAAGAGTTTGATTTTAATGTCGCAACCTGGCGTGTGGTTCCTACGCAGCCCGACGTTTGTGGTGAGATTGCGCTCGAGCAGCTGCCGCAGATTGAACAGGTATTTCTAGAAGCGGATGACGCGAGCCATGAAGAGGTCGCCGCAAAGCTATTTATGATCCGTCGCCGTGTCGAGATGACGATGGCAGATGATCAAGATTTCTACATCTGCAGCCTTTCAGATCGCGTGATCTCGTATAAGGGGCTGGTGATGCCCTCAGATCTCGAGCATTTCTACCCCGACCTGGGCGATGAGAGTCTCGAGACCGCCATTTGTGTTTTCCACCAACGTTTTTCAACGAATACGCTTCCTCGTTGGCCGCTAGCGCAGCCTTTCCGCATGCTGGCGCACAATGGAGAGATCAACACTATCCAAGGTAACCGAAGCTGGTCCAGGGCGCGAACACCCAAGCTTTCTTCACCGTTATTGCCCGATCTACATAGCGTGGCACCTTTGGTGAACGAACACGGTTCTGACTCTTCAAGTCTCGATAATATGTTGGAGCTGTTGGTGACAGGAGGCGTTGATCTCCCGAAAGCGCTTCGCATGCTGATTCCACCAGCATGGCAGAACATTGAAGACATCGACCCGGATTTAAAGGCGTTTTACCAGTATCACGCGATGCACATGGAACCGTGGGACGGACCTGCTGGCATTGTACTGACAGACGGTCGTTACGCATGCTGCTTGCTCGATAGAAATGGCCTCCGCCCTGCACGCTGGGTAACAACTTCGGATGGCTTTATTACGCTGGCATCAGAAGTGGGAACTTACCACTACGAGCCCGAGACGGTGACTGCAAAAGGGCGAGTTGGCCCAGGCCAAATCCTTGTCATTGATACCGAGACGGGCGAGGTACTCCACACTAAGGATATCGATAACAAGCTGAAGAGTAGTAAGCCCTACAAACAGTGGTTGCGTGACAATGCGCGCCATATCGAGGCTTCTTACGACACAACAGTTACCGTGCCCATTGAAGGTGAGGCACTGGACGTTTATCAGAAAATGTTCCAGGTGACACTGGAAGAGCGTGACCAGGTGTTAAAGCCTTTAGCACAGTCGGGTAACGAGGCGGTTGGCTCTATGGGTGACGATACACCTATGGCTGTCTTGTCCGCGCGTGAGCGGTCGCTCTATGACTACTTTAGGCAGAAGTTTGCACAGGTAACAAACCCACCAATCGATCCTCTCCGGGAAGCGATTGTAATGTCACTCGAAGTTGACCTAGGCGGTGAGGCCAATCTTTTCGAGGAAACCGAAGCACATGCAAGGCGCGTGAGTCTGACGTCGCCCGTGCTTTCGCAGGGCAAGTTCGAATCAGTATTGGCGCTGAAAGAGAGTGGTTTGAAGGTGCAGGTGCTCGATGCAACCTACAGCCCTGAGGAGACCACACTTAAAGAGGCTGTTGCGACGCTCTGCCAGGAGGCAGGTGCGCATGTAGCGGGTGGTGCCAGTGTGTTGGTGTTATCCGACCGGAGTTTTGGTGAAGACCGCATACCGATTCATAGTCTTCTCGCCACAGGCGCGGTTCATAATCATTTAATCGCCAATGGTCTGCGCGCGGACTCGAACTTGATTGTCGAGTCGGGCAGCGCGCGTGATTCGCATCAATTTGCTTGCCTGCTCGGGTTTGGCGCAACAGCGGTTTATCCCTACCTCGCCTACAGCGTGCTTGCACAGCAACTAGCCGACGGCGAAATCTTGGGCGCCCCGTCTGCCTGCTACAAAAATTATCGAAAAGGCATTAACAAAGGTCTCCTCAAAATTATGTCCAAGATGGGCATATCTGCGGTTAATAGTTACCGCGGTGCGCAGCTTTTCGAGGCGGTTGGCTTGGATGCCGAGGTGGTTGATGTAGCCTTTAGTGGCGTTTCATCTCGGATCGCCGGTGCTGGTTTCGCACACCTTGAGTTCGATCAAATTCAGCTAGCTCGTACCGCACGCCTTAAGCGCAAGCCGGTTGTGGCAGGCGGTCTGCTCAAATACGTCCACGGTGGCGAGTATCATGCTTACAACCCGGACGTTGTGATGAGTTTGCAGCGTGCAGTCGTGAGTAACGATACTGCTGATTATCAGACCTATGCAGACCACTGTAACGACAGGCCTGTTGCAGCACTTCGTGATCTACTGAATCTAAAACCGAGCCCAGAGCCGATTCCACTCGAAGAGGTCGAACCTATCGACGCAATCTTGAAGCGATTCGATTCCGCAGGCATGTCGCTCGGAGCGCTCTCGCCTGAGGCGCATGAAGCGTTGGCGATGGGAATGAATGCAATTGGTGCGCGTTCAAATAGCGGAGAGGGTGGTGAAGACCCTGCTCGCTATGGCACGAATCGCGTATCCAAGATTAAGCAAATCGCCTCTGGTCGATTTGGTGTCACGCCGCATTATCTGGTTAATGCTGAGGTGTTGCAGATTAAAGTCGCACAGGGTGCCAAGCCTGGTGAGGGTGGGCAGCTTCCCGGGGGTAAGGTTAACGACCTCATCGCACGTCTGCGCTACTCGGTGCCTGGGGTAACGCTCATTTCCCCGCCGCCGCACCACGATATTTACTCGATTGAAGATCTCGCGCAGCTCATTTTTGACCTCAAAGAAGTCAACCCAGATGCGCTGGTCTCAGTGAAACTCGTTTCCGAACCTGGTGTAGGAACTATCGCTGCCGGCGTCGCCAAGGCCTACGCTGATCTCATCACGATCTCGGGGTACGACGGTGGAACAGCGGCGAGCCCGCTCACTTCGATTCGTCACGCGGGATCTCCGTGGGAGCTGGGTCTCGCTGAGGTTCATCAGACACTGAGAGGCAATCGACTGCGCGGTAAAATTCGATTGCAGGCAGACGGCGGCATGAAGACTGGCCTGGACGTCGTTAAAGCCGCTATTTTGGGCGCCGAAAGTTTTGGTTTTGGTACGGCACCTATGATCGCCATGGGTTGTAAGTACCTCCGTATTTGCCATCTCAACAACTGTGCTACGGGCGTTGCAACGCAGAATGACAAGCTCCGCGAAGATCACTTTGTGGGTGACGTCGAGCGCGTGGTTAACTTCTTCCGCTTTGTGGCGGAGGAGACGCGCGAATGGATGGCATCACTCGGTGTCTCAAAGCTTGAAGACCTGATTGGGCGAGTCGATTTGCTCGAGCACCTTGATGGCTCAACTGAGAAGCAGAGTGCCTTGAACCTCCAGCCTATTAC encodes the following:
- a CDS encoding penicillin-binding protein, 1A family (PFAM: Penicillin binding protein transpeptidase domain; Transglycosylase~TIGRFAM: penicillin-binding protein, 1A family), which gives rise to MAVVNKSLHALALIAVAAIWWLAGLYLYLSPKLPEAEALQDIKLQTPLRILSADGQLIGQFGEQKRIPARYEDLPETFINALLAAEDDGFFEHAGIDFLGLARAVSELVATGSKQSGGSTITMQVARNFFLTLDQTFIRKFTEILLALEIEQRLSKEQILELYVNRVFLGHRSYGFETAAQTYYGKSLSELTLAEHAMLAGVPQAPSRNNPLSNPSRSEVRRNWILGRMLTLGMIDQAAYNEAVESVDVASFYGLRVEVDADYVAEMARQVAVEKLGSVAYNDGYVVHTTVDGNLQQAARDSVIDGLITYDNRHGWRGPEQRHPPLEDEQPETLTPRWERALRAMPVVADLLPAIVTAIDSEGATLLIRGGEQGRLSWQGDLRKIRRYVTEDRRSARPTEIADLLSVGDLIRVSKKGDSYKLAQVPRVQGALVSLDPTDGSIKALVGGMGFVLSKFNRATQAKRQPGSNFKAFLYAAAIENGIHPATLINDAPVVVGNLTDEDLWRPENDSGRFYGPTRVREALTFSRNLVSIRVLQQLGVRKLIEMADRTGFDVEEMQPNLTLALGTHAFTPLDIARGYTAIANGGFRVEPWLIDRIEDVDGNIIFQSDPLIVCRECENPSAGDEPDEISRIEDLFEPAEPEFREAPRIIDERVTYVLTSMLEDVIKRGTGRRARVLERDDLAGKTGTTNGPRDAWFSGYNRDLVTTTWVGFDDYSLLGRREFGGTAALPIWIDYMRVALPPEEAAAEMPPGVVRLRIDKESGTRTSSQSSSIWEVFLEEFTPAGKTREGKDGEDLDGLF
- a CDS encoding shikimate kinase (PFAM: Shikimate kinase) codes for the protein MRVFLVGPPGSGKSTVGKHLATHLNARFFDLDEVIKERAGADIPWIFDVEGESGFRDREEAVVADFAHHDDVVVATGGGVVLREANRMAMKANCTVVYLSATLDTLVARTAGKDKRPLLARKDPRPILTEMLKVRGPLYNEVADITVLSTGGSAKKLASMIAGKLTEHSAASRN
- a CDS encoding 3-dehydroquinate synthase (PFAM: 3-dehydroquinate synthase~TIGRFAM: 3-dehydroquinate synthase), with the translated sequence MSEKKLALDPQETSKLNTPAPAVNVPLNSESIDRSYPIFIEGGLLSDSGLLDQLLRDRSVCLVTNNTVSELYLSQVLTTLGADRKVSIVSLPDGEQFKTIAAFDQVLTTALEEKHERSTVFIALGGGVVGDITGFSASAFLRGADFIQMPTTLLAQVDSSVGGKTGINHSMGKNLIGAFHQPMAVLCDTQTLTTLPDREFSAGIAEVIKYGLIADKAFFYDLIENALALKSRDPDVLASVIARCCAIKADVVSRDEREGGVRAILNLGHTFGHAIEKEQGFGEWLHGEAVAAGMVMATRISVSRGRVSSDVLDDLLMFLKIFDLPCAPPSGMTAEVFLSAMQGDKKVQAGRIRYILLSELGEALIVDDVSESEIADCL
- a CDS encoding glutamate synthase family protein (PFAM: Conserved region in glutamate synthase; GXGXG motif; Glutamate synthase central domain; Glutamine amidotransferases class-II), whose translation is MKSSDIVNDSVGPKDQPRGLYNPEEFRDNCGFGMIAHQQGVPSHKLLQTAIESLTCMTHRGGIAADGKTGDGCGLLLQMPTPFMRSAAREILGRDLKNTFAVGMVFMSRVVEVQARVRAAFEAAAQEFDFNVATWRVVPTQPDVCGEIALEQLPQIEQVFLEADDASHEEVAAKLFMIRRRVEMTMADDQDFYICSLSDRVISYKGLVMPSDLEHFYPDLGDESLETAICVFHQRFSTNTLPRWPLAQPFRMLAHNGEINTIQGNRSWSRARTPKLSSPLLPDLHSVAPLVNEHGSDSSSLDNMLELLVTGGVDLPKALRMLIPPAWQNIEDIDPDLKAFYQYHAMHMEPWDGPAGIVLTDGRYACCLLDRNGLRPARWVTTSDGFITLASEVGTYHYEPETVTAKGRVGPGQILVIDTETGEVLHTKDIDNKLKSSKPYKQWLRDNARHIEASYDTTVTVPIEGEALDVYQKMFQVTLEERDQVLKPLAQSGNEAVGSMGDDTPMAVLSARERSLYDYFRQKFAQVTNPPIDPLREAIVMSLEVDLGGEANLFEETEAHARRVSLTSPVLSQGKFESVLALKESGLKVQVLDATYSPEETTLKEAVATLCQEAGAHVAGGASVLVLSDRSFGEDRIPIHSLLATGAVHNHLIANGLRADSNLIVESGSARDSHQFACLLGFGATAVYPYLAYSVLAQQLADGEILGAPSACYKNYRKGINKGLLKIMSKMGISAVNSYRGAQLFEAVGLDAEVVDVAFSGVSSRIAGAGFAHLEFDQIQLARTARLKRKPVVAGGLLKYVHGGEYHAYNPDVVMSLQRAVVSNDTADYQTYADHCNDRPVAALRDLLNLKPSPEPIPLEEVEPIDAILKRFDSAGMSLGALSPEAHEALAMGMNAIGARSNSGEGGEDPARYGTNRVSKIKQIASGRFGVTPHYLVNAEVLQIKVAQGAKPGEGGQLPGGKVNDLIARLRYSVPGVTLISPPPHHDIYSIEDLAQLIFDLKEVNPDALVSVKLVSEPGVGTIAAGVAKAYADLITISGYDGGTAASPLTSIRHAGSPWELGLAEVHQTLRGNRLRGKIRLQADGGMKTGLDVVKAAILGAESFGFGTAPMIAMGCKYLRICHLNNCATGVATQNDKLREDHFVGDVERVVNFFRFVAEETREWMASLGVSKLEDLIGRVDLLEHLDGSTEKQSALNLQPITWIDETAVDQPQFCEVDRNPPFDQGEKAALILSEVLPAVEAKQGGEFSFSVTNCDRSIGARISGEIAKRYGNAGMDESPITLKLEGTAGQSFGVWNAGGLHMYLAGDCNDYVGKGMAGGKLVVYPPEGGQFESKSASIIGNTCLYGATGGRLFASGCAGERFAVRNSGAHAVIEGAGDHCCEYMTGGCVTVLGETGLNFGAGMTGGMAFVLDETRAFPDRYNHELVEIHRISGEAAEAHRHFLRDNIEEFVAETGSSWGQHILDNFADYVGKFWLVKPKAADFNQLVARFRYTD